One Agelaius phoeniceus isolate bAgePho1 chromosome 8, bAgePho1.hap1, whole genome shotgun sequence genomic region harbors:
- the IL23R gene encoding interleukin-23 receptor, whose amino-acid sequence MLDQPQNQTRSPHPAREAPEHSLLLLLLLAWFGLKSSILELLLRTLASLQGNLPFLTAGDAAAQPMAGARQALVLSVLLCCLCPGAASSECKGRVWIEPGPVVLLGSDISIGCESSLGCPSPGQLLILLNYSHAEGSLQALPGGAVRLHLRRFQLPFATVICFSRCDQKDRVVCGTQLRAGYPPDPPGNLSCAIAEGSESLLCSWERGRTTHLPTQHSLHLRRVVAQDEEEDEEEKTFPAGSPVLLGELHNGSHYWVWVQASNELGTARSAPQRLSLQELVVPTLPVPMGAETTDTSPASTTTRWRSRTQLRDVQCQERHRATGTPAWHVELCDKVPPEGLRWQHELQSDTEFVFQARCRLGSTRSPWSAWSPPFLYRTPEAAPAAAPAVWRRLGRALPNGSHEVTVLIQPLAARDARGRILGYAVSAESSAGALWPLCLTPGTECAVLVPPGARSLLVTARNAKGASSPASIPLNWAAAPQEFPAPEALEVQPEQQSRVLVRWQRPQPSQSPLLWFVLEWLSSPQHGLQEPYSWERIPPQHTHTYIPGAAPPRLWLYAVYPGGISAPCSSPAPAEEPLLGSTYGEMSQDEGIRVFLGLSLSLVGLSILSAVVMFKKSVRKRVKATLVSLLPRWMLEDFPHVENSTVVKSLQDKADFPSASLQEPFLDPALSDVQEVPAQERPQRLDPEARAGVAEPREVPRGVVAPRSPGPGQLGAYKPQLSDGNALGYVAAGICPAQPPAAVPQPELGISCQDYTSPVPQLWDTQGGTPQLCLLDKINLVLNSSLEFPGQAAHGHGSVPERRWEPGPEQMLVPEELLSCLRATNRDPASPRAWQGCSEGSWDWG is encoded by the exons ATGCTTGATcagccccaaaaccaaaccaggtCACCTCACCCCGCACGAGAAGCACCAGAGcactcactgctgctgctgctgctgctggcctggtTTGggctgaaaagcagcattttggaGCTTTTACTGAGGACTCTGGCCTCCCTCCAGGGAAACTTGCCATTCCTGACAGCAG GCGATGCCGCAGCCCAGCCCATGGCGGGGGCCCGCCAGGCTTTGGTGCTGTCcgtcctgctctgctgcctgtgcccgg GTGCTGCGAGCTCGGAGTGCAAGGGGCGCGTGTGGATCGAGCCCGGGCccgtggtgctgctgggctccgACATCTCCATCGGCTGCGAGTCCTCGCTGGGCTGCCCCTcgccagggcagctcctcatcctcctcaacTACAGCCACGCCGAGGGctccctgcaggccctgcccggCGGCGCCGTGCGGCTCCACCTGCGCCGCTTCCAGCTGCCCTTCGCCACCGTCATCTGCTTCTCCCGCTGCGACCAGAAGGACAGGGTGGTGTGCGGCACCCAGCTCCGGGCGGGCT ACCCCCCGGACCCTCCGGGGAACCTGAGCTGCGCCATCGCCGAGGGCTCggagtccctgctctgcagctgggagcgGGGACGGACCACGCACCTGcccacccagcacagcctccaCCTGCGCAG ggtggtggcacaggatgaggaggaggatgaggaagaaaagACCTTCCCTGCAggctcacctgtgctgctgggggagctgcacaATGGCAGCCACTACTGGGTGTGGGTGCAGGCCAGCAacgagctgggcactgcccgcTCGGCCCCTCAGCGCCTCAGCCTGCAGGAGCTCG TGGTGCCCACTCTGCCCGTGCCCATGGGCGCCGAGACCACGGACACATCCCCGGCCAGCACCACCACGCGCTGGAGGAGCCGCACCCAGCTGAGGGACGTGCAGTGCCAGGAGAGGCACAGGGCCACGGGCACCCCGGCGTGGCAC GTGGAGCTGTGTGACAAGGTGCCACCGGAGGGTCTCCGCTGGCAGCACGAGCTGCAGAGCGACACCGAGTtcgtgttccaggccaggtgccGGCTCGGCAGCACCCGCAGCCCCTGGAGCGCCTGGAGCCCCCCGTTCCTGTACCGCACCCCCGAGGCAG cccccgccgccgctcccgccgtgTGGCGGCGCCTGGGCCGGGCCCTGCCCAACGGCAGCCACGAGGTGACGGTGTTGATCCAG CCGCTGGCAGCCCGGGATGCCCGCGGGAGGATCCTGGGCTACGCCGTGAGCGCCGAGAGCTCCGCGGGAGCGCTTTGGCCGCTGTGCCTCACCCCGGGCACCGAGTGCGCCGTGCTGGTGCCGCCCGGAGCCCGCAGCCTCCTCGTCACCGCCCGCAACGCCAAGGGCGCCTCCAGCCCCGCCAGCATCCCCCTGAACTGGGCGGCAGCTCCGCAAG AGTTCCCAGCCCCGGAGGCCCTGGAGGTGcagcctgagcagcagagcagggtcctggtgCGGTGGCagcgcccccagcccagccagagcCCCCTGCTCTGGTTCGTCCTGGAGTGGCTCTCCAGCCCCCAGCACGGCCTGCAGGAGCCGTACAGCTGGGAGAGAATCCcaccccagcacacacacacctacATCCCAG GGGCGGCTCCCCCGCGCCTGTGGCTCTACGCGGTCTATCCCGGCGGGATCAgcgctccctgctccagcccag CCCCTGCAGAGGAGCCGCTCCTGGGCAGCACCTACGGCGAGATGTCCCAGG ATGAGGGCATCCGAGTTTTCCTGGGCCTGAGCCTCAGCCTGGTTGGATTATCCATTCTTTCTGCAGTTGTGATGTTTAAAAAATCAGTCAGGAAAAG GGTTAAGGCCACCCTCGTGTCCCTCCTGCCAAGGTGGATGCTTGAGGACTTTCCCCACGTGGAGAACAGCACCGTGGTGAAGTCACTCCAG gacaaggctgattTCCCCAGCgccagcctccaggagcccttCCTGGACCCTGCGCTCTCCGATGTTCAGGAGGTGCCGGCGCAGGAGCGGCCCCAGCGCCTGGACCCcgaggccagggcaggggtggccGAGCCCAGGGAGGTGCCCAGGGGCGTGGTGGCCCCCAGGAGCCCggggccagggcagctgggtGCCTACAAACCCCAGCTCTCCGATGGGAACGCTCTGGGGTACGTGGCTGCTGGAATCTGCCCGGCGCAGCCGCCCGCGGCCGTCccgcagccagagctgggaatcTCCTGCCAGGACTACACCAGCCCCGTCCCCCAGCTGTGGGACACGCAGGGAGGCaccccccagctgtgcctgctggacAAGATCAACCTGGTGCTCAACAGCAGCCTGGAGTTCCCGGGGCAGGCCGCGCACGGACACGGATCGGTCCCGGAGCGGCGCTGGGAGCCCGGCCCCGAGCAGATGCTGGTGCCCGAGGAGCTGCTGTCCTGCCTGAGAGCCACCAACAGGGACCCGGCCTCCCCCAGGgcatggcagggctgctctgaggggagctgggactggggataa